One Cedecea neteri DNA segment encodes these proteins:
- the nuoL gene encoding NADH-quinone oxidoreductase subunit L, protein MNLLWLTIVLPLIGFLLLAFSRGRWSENLSATIGMGSVGLAAVVTAIAGVDFFNNGQQAFTQPLWTWMAVGDFNIGFNLVLDGLSLTMLSVVTGVGFLIHMFASWYMRGEEGYSRFFAYTNLFIASMVVLVLADNLLLMYLGWEGVGLCSYLLIGFYYTDPKNNAAAMKAFVVTRVGDVFLAFGLFILYNELGTLNFREMVELAPQHFAAGNQMLTWATLMLLGGAVGKSAQLPLQTWLADAMAGPTPVSALIHAATMVTAGVYLIARTHGLFLMTPEILHLVGIVGAVTLVLAGFAALVQTDIKRVLAYSTMSQIGYMFLALGVQAWDAAIFHLMTHAFFKALLFLSSGSVILACHHEQNIFKMGGLRKSIPLVYVCFLVGGAALSALPLITAGFFSKDEILAGAMANGHINLMVAGLVGAFMTSLYTFRMIFITFHGEEKIHAHAGKGITHHLPLVVLLVLSTFVGAMIVPPLRGVLPETTELAHGSVLTLEIISGVVAIAGILIAAFLWLGKRTLVTSLANSALGRFFGTWWFNAWGFDWLYDMIFVKPFLGIAWLLRRDPLNALMNIPAILSRFAGRGLLVSENGYLRWYVASMSIGAVVVLGLLLVLR, encoded by the coding sequence ATGAACCTTCTCTGGTTAACCATTGTTCTGCCATTGATTGGCTTTTTACTGTTGGCATTTTCCCGCGGCCGCTGGTCAGAAAACCTATCTGCCACCATCGGGATGGGCTCTGTAGGTCTGGCGGCGGTTGTCACCGCCATTGCCGGGGTTGATTTCTTTAACAACGGGCAGCAGGCGTTCACTCAGCCGCTGTGGACCTGGATGGCGGTCGGTGATTTTAACATCGGCTTCAACCTGGTGCTGGACGGCCTGTCCCTGACCATGCTTTCTGTGGTTACTGGCGTCGGCTTCCTGATCCACATGTTCGCTTCCTGGTACATGCGCGGTGAAGAGGGTTACTCCCGCTTCTTCGCCTACACCAACCTGTTCATCGCCAGCATGGTGGTTCTGGTCCTTGCCGACAACCTGCTGTTGATGTACCTCGGTTGGGAAGGTGTGGGCCTCTGTTCTTACCTGCTGATCGGCTTCTATTACACCGATCCGAAGAACAACGCGGCGGCAATGAAAGCGTTCGTGGTGACTCGTGTTGGGGACGTGTTCCTGGCCTTCGGCCTGTTCATCCTCTACAACGAACTGGGCACGCTGAACTTCCGCGAAATGGTCGAGCTGGCACCGCAGCACTTCGCTGCCGGTAACCAGATGCTGACCTGGGCAACCCTGATGCTGTTAGGCGGTGCGGTCGGTAAATCTGCACAGCTTCCGCTGCAAACATGGCTTGCGGATGCGATGGCGGGTCCAACCCCGGTTTCTGCGCTGATTCACGCGGCCACCATGGTTACCGCGGGCGTCTATCTGATTGCCCGTACCCATGGTCTGTTCCTGATGACCCCGGAAATTCTGCATCTGGTCGGTATCGTTGGTGCCGTTACGCTGGTGCTGGCAGGCTTTGCCGCGCTGGTACAGACTGACATCAAACGCGTACTCGCTTACTCCACCATGAGCCAGATTGGCTACATGTTCCTGGCGCTGGGCGTGCAGGCGTGGGATGCGGCAATCTTCCACCTGATGACCCACGCGTTCTTTAAAGCGCTGCTGTTCCTGTCATCCGGTTCGGTGATTCTGGCGTGCCATCACGAACAAAATATCTTCAAAATGGGTGGTCTTCGTAAGTCCATTCCGCTGGTATATGTCTGCTTCCTGGTTGGGGGCGCGGCGCTGTCCGCTCTGCCGCTGATTACCGCAGGCTTCTTCAGTAAAGATGAAATTCTTGCCGGTGCGATGGCGAACGGCCACATCAACCTGATGGTTGCGGGCCTGGTCGGGGCGTTTATGACCTCGCTCTACACCTTCCGCATGATTTTCATTACGTTCCACGGTGAAGAAAAAATTCACGCTCACGCAGGGAAGGGGATTACCCACCACCTGCCGCTGGTTGTTCTGCTGGTGCTGTCCACCTTCGTTGGCGCAATGATTGTGCCACCGCTGCGCGGCGTCCTGCCGGAAACCACTGAACTTGCGCACGGCAGCGTGCTGACCCTGGAGATCATCTCCGGCGTCGTCGCCATTGCCGGTATCCTGATTGCCGCCTTCCTGTGGCTGGGCAAACGTACTCTGGTGACATCGCTTGCGAACAGCGCACTGGGGCGTTTCTTCGGTACCTGGTGGTTCAATGCCTGGGGCTTCGACTGGCTGTACGACATGATTTTCGTCAAGCCGTTCCTCGGTATTGCGTGGCTGCTGCGCCGTGACCCGCTGAATGCTTTGATGAACATTCCGGCAATTCTCTCCCGCTTCGCAGGCCGCGGTCTGCTGGTGAGCGAGAACGGTTACCTGCGCTGGTATGTTGCGTCCATGAGCATCGGTGCCGTTGTGGTTCTCGGCCTGCTTCTGGTTCTGCGTTAA
- a CDS encoding NmrA family NAD(P)-binding protein, translating into MFAITGITGQVGGALAEALLAQGHEIRAIVRSEAKGQPWAQQGAGVALAEMHDGEALAKAFTGAEAVFILLPPVFDPSGNMAEPRAHIAAIRHALLTVRPQHVVCLSTIGAQATQPNLLNALGLMEKELTDVCDSVVFLRAGWFMENFLWDVESAKETGTIYSHLQPLERVIPMIATVDIGQLAAELLTQPEPGTRIVELEGPQRYSPQLAAEAFSQVLGRPVTVKAVPRENWEADFLAQGMKNPLPRMRMLDGFNEGWIDFTGDTVKGATPLETVLKQLLERHQ; encoded by the coding sequence ATGTTCGCAATTACAGGTATTACCGGACAAGTTGGCGGCGCACTGGCAGAAGCATTGCTTGCTCAAGGACATGAGATTCGGGCCATCGTCCGCTCTGAAGCTAAGGGACAACCCTGGGCACAGCAGGGCGCAGGTGTTGCGCTGGCTGAAATGCACGATGGCGAAGCGCTGGCAAAAGCTTTCACTGGGGCCGAAGCGGTCTTTATCCTGCTGCCGCCGGTATTCGATCCTTCAGGGAATATGGCTGAACCAAGAGCCCATATCGCGGCCATCAGACATGCATTGCTTACTGTGCGCCCGCAGCACGTGGTCTGTCTTTCCACCATTGGGGCGCAGGCCACGCAGCCAAACCTGCTGAATGCTCTGGGGTTGATGGAAAAAGAGCTCACGGATGTTTGTGATTCCGTCGTGTTCCTCCGCGCGGGCTGGTTTATGGAGAACTTCCTCTGGGACGTGGAAAGTGCCAAAGAGACCGGGACTATCTACAGCCATCTGCAGCCGCTGGAGCGTGTTATCCCGATGATTGCTACCGTCGATATTGGCCAGCTTGCCGCCGAATTATTGACTCAGCCAGAACCAGGAACCCGCATTGTGGAGCTGGAAGGCCCGCAGCGCTACAGCCCGCAGCTGGCAGCCGAAGCGTTCTCTCAAGTTCTGGGGCGGCCGGTAACGGTAAAAGCCGTTCCGCGTGAAAACTGGGAGGCAGATTTCCTTGCTCAGGGCATGAAAAACCCGCTCCCACGCATGAGGATGTTGGACGGCTTTAACGAAGGCTGGATTGATTTCACCGGCGACACGGTGAAAGGTGCCACGCCTCTGGAAACTGTGCTAAAACAGTTGCTTGAGCGGCACCAGTAA
- the nuoH gene encoding NADH-quinone oxidoreductase subunit NuoH: MSWLTPEVIDILLSILKAVVILLVVVTCGAFMSFGERRLLGLFQNRYGPNRVGWGGSLQLVADMIKMFFKEDWIPKFSDRVIFTLAPMIAFTSLLLAFAIVPVSPSWVVADLNIGILFFLMLAGLAVYAVLFAGWSSNNKYSLLGAMRASAQTLSYEVFLGLSLMGVVAQAGSFNMADIVNNQAHLWNIIPQFFGFVTFAIAGVAVCHRHPFDQPEAEQELADGYHIEYSGMKFGLFFVGEYIGIVTVSALIVTLFFGGWHGPWLPPFIWFALKTAFFMMMFILIRAALPRPRYDQVMSFGWKVCLPLTLINLLVTAAVILYQAP; this comes from the coding sequence ATGAGCTGGCTGACACCGGAAGTTATCGACATTCTGCTGAGCATCCTCAAAGCGGTTGTCATTCTGCTGGTCGTGGTGACCTGTGGGGCATTCATGAGCTTCGGCGAACGTCGCCTGCTCGGTCTGTTCCAGAACCGCTACGGACCGAACCGCGTAGGCTGGGGTGGTTCGCTCCAGCTGGTTGCGGACATGATCAAGATGTTCTTTAAAGAGGACTGGATCCCTAAGTTTTCTGACCGCGTAATCTTTACGCTTGCACCAATGATCGCGTTCACCTCGCTGCTGCTGGCCTTTGCTATTGTGCCGGTCAGTCCAAGCTGGGTGGTTGCAGACCTTAACATTGGGATCCTGTTCTTCCTGATGCTGGCTGGCCTGGCGGTGTACGCCGTGCTGTTCGCTGGCTGGTCCAGTAATAACAAATACTCCCTGCTTGGTGCGATGCGTGCTTCTGCGCAGACCCTGAGTTATGAAGTGTTCCTGGGGCTTTCCCTGATGGGCGTGGTGGCGCAGGCCGGTTCCTTTAATATGGCCGACATCGTCAACAACCAGGCACATCTGTGGAACATCATTCCGCAGTTCTTCGGCTTCGTGACCTTCGCGATTGCCGGCGTTGCGGTTTGCCACCGTCACCCGTTTGACCAACCGGAAGCCGAGCAGGAACTGGCCGATGGTTATCACATCGAATATTCCGGTATGAAGTTCGGTCTGTTCTTCGTCGGGGAATACATCGGCATCGTCACCGTTTCTGCACTGATCGTGACGCTGTTCTTTGGTGGCTGGCATGGCCCGTGGTTACCACCGTTCATCTGGTTCGCGCTGAAAACCGCGTTCTTCATGATGATGTTCATTTTGATTCGCGCCGCACTGCCTCGTCCGCGTTATGACCAGGTGATGTCCTTCGGCTGGAAAGTTTGCCTGCCGCTGACGCTTATCAACTTGCTGGTGACCGCCGCGGTCATTCTTTACCAGGCACCATAA
- the nuoK gene encoding NADH-quinone oxidoreductase subunit NuoK: MIPLQHGLILAAILFVLGLTGLVIRRNLLFMLISLEVMINAAALAFVVAGSYWGQADGQVMYILAISLAAAEASIGLALLLQLHRRRQNLNIDSVSEMRG; the protein is encoded by the coding sequence ATGATCCCGCTGCAACATGGACTGATCCTCGCCGCCATTCTGTTCGTGCTGGGACTGACCGGTCTGGTCATCCGTCGCAACCTGCTGTTCATGCTGATCAGCCTGGAAGTGATGATTAATGCCGCCGCGCTGGCCTTCGTGGTTGCCGGCAGCTACTGGGGCCAGGCTGACGGTCAGGTGATGTATATACTCGCGATTAGCTTAGCTGCTGCCGAAGCCAGTATTGGCCTCGCGCTGTTACTGCAGCTCCATCGTCGTCGCCAGAATCTGAATATCGATTCAGTAAGTGAGATGCGTGGATGA
- the nuoI gene encoding NADH-quinone oxidoreductase subunit NuoI → MTLKELVVGFGTQVRSIWMIGMHAFAKRETRMYPEEPVYLPPRYRGRIVLTRDPDGEERCVACNLCAVACPVGCISLQKAEMKDGRWYPEFFRINFSRCIFCGLCEEACPTTAIQLTPDFELGEYKRQDLVYEKEDLLISGPGKYPEYNFYRMAGMAIDGKDKGEAENEAKPIDVKGLLP, encoded by the coding sequence ATGACATTGAAAGAGTTAGTGGTTGGTTTCGGCACCCAGGTACGCAGTATCTGGATGATCGGCATGCACGCTTTCGCCAAACGCGAAACCCGCATGTATCCGGAAGAACCAGTGTATCTGCCGCCGCGCTACCGTGGCCGTATCGTACTGACGCGCGACCCGGACGGTGAAGAGCGCTGCGTTGCCTGTAACCTGTGTGCGGTAGCCTGCCCGGTAGGCTGTATTTCTCTGCAGAAAGCCGAGATGAAAGACGGTCGTTGGTATCCGGAGTTCTTCCGCATCAACTTCTCACGCTGCATCTTCTGTGGCCTGTGTGAAGAAGCGTGCCCAACCACCGCGATTCAGCTTACCCCGGACTTCGAACTGGGTGAGTACAAGCGCCAGGATCTGGTGTACGAGAAAGAGGATCTGCTGATCTCCGGTCCGGGCAAATACCCGGAATATAACTTCTACCGGATGGCAGGTATGGCAATCGACGGCAAAGATAAGGGCGAAGCGGAAAACGAAGCCAAGCCTATCGACGTCAAAGGCCTGTTACCTTAA
- a CDS encoding GNAT family N-acetyltransferase, which yields MLNWQDLHHSELSATDLYALLALRCEVFIVEQRCAYLDVDGEDLVGENRHILGWRDGKLIAYARILKSDNELEPVVIGRVIVDASVRGEKLGQQLMTQALAACQRQWPDRAIYLGAQAHLQAFYAQFGFQPVTEVYDEDGIPHIGMANSKAGETC from the coding sequence ATGCTTAACTGGCAGGATTTACACCATTCTGAACTGAGCGCCACCGATCTCTATGCTCTTTTGGCCCTGCGCTGCGAAGTCTTTATTGTCGAGCAGCGCTGTGCGTATCTGGATGTTGATGGCGAGGATTTGGTGGGGGAGAACCGCCATATCCTGGGCTGGCGGGACGGCAAACTGATTGCCTATGCCCGCATCCTTAAAAGTGATAACGAGCTGGAGCCGGTGGTGATTGGCCGGGTTATTGTCGATGCGTCGGTACGCGGCGAAAAGCTTGGGCAACAGCTCATGACCCAGGCGCTTGCGGCCTGCCAGCGCCAGTGGCCTGACCGTGCAATTTACCTGGGCGCTCAGGCGCATTTGCAGGCTTTTTATGCCCAGTTTGGTTTCCAACCGGTCACCGAAGTGTATGACGAAGATGGCATCCCCCATATTGGGATGGCCAACAGCAAGGCGGGCGAAACCTGTTGA
- the nuoJ gene encoding NADH-quinone oxidoreductase subunit J, whose product MEFAFYICAIVAVLTTLRTITHTNPVHALLYLIISLLAISGVFFSLGAYFAGALEIIVYAGAIMVLFVFVVMMLNLGNAVQQQEREWLKPQLWIGPGVLSAVLLVVLIYAIRTVNDQGIDGTSIDAKQVGIALFGPYVLAVELASMLLLAGLVVAFHLGREDRAGEVLSNRPADMAVRRKTEENV is encoded by the coding sequence ATGGAATTCGCTTTTTATATCTGCGCCATTGTGGCCGTCCTGACGACCCTTCGGACGATTACTCACACCAATCCGGTGCATGCGCTGCTGTACCTGATCATCTCGCTGCTGGCGATCTCCGGGGTGTTTTTCTCCCTCGGGGCATACTTCGCCGGTGCGCTGGAGATCATCGTGTACGCCGGGGCTATCATGGTGCTGTTCGTCTTCGTGGTGATGATGCTTAACCTCGGTAACGCGGTTCAGCAGCAGGAGCGCGAGTGGCTGAAGCCGCAACTGTGGATCGGGCCTGGCGTCCTGTCTGCAGTTCTGTTGGTGGTTCTGATTTACGCCATCCGCACCGTTAACGACCAGGGTATTGATGGCACTTCCATCGATGCTAAGCAGGTCGGTATCGCGCTGTTCGGGCCTTACGTTCTGGCGGTGGAGCTGGCCTCCATGCTGCTGCTGGCGGGCCTGGTCGTTGCGTTCCACCTGGGTCGTGAAGACCGTGCCGGTGAGGTGTTGAGCAATCGCCCTGCTGACATGGCCGTGAGAAGAAAAACGGAGGAGAACGTATGA
- the nuoN gene encoding NADH-quinone oxidoreductase subunit NuoN: MTITPQHLIALLPLLIVGLTVVVVMLSIAWRRDHFLNATLSVIGLNAALISLWFVGQAGAMDVTPLMRVDGYAMLYTGLVLLASLATCTFAYPWLQGYTDNREEFYLLVLIAALGGILLANANHLAALFLGIELISLPLFGLVGYAFRQKRSLEASIKYTILSAAASSFLLFGMALVYADSGSLSFVSLGKSLADNMLHEPLLLAGLGLMIVGLGFKLSLVPFHLWTPDVYQGAPAPVSTFLATASKIAIFGVVMRLFLYAPVGNSEAVRVVLGIIAFASILFGNLMALNQSNIKRLLGYSSIAHLGYLLVALIALQTGNMSMEAVGVYLAAYLFSSLGAFGVVSLMSSPYRGPDADSLFSYRGLFWHKPVLSAVMTVMMLSLAGIPMTLGFIGKFYIIAVGVQAHLWWLTGAVVLGSAIGLYYYLRVTVSLYLSAPQQLNRDTPSNWALTAGGVVVLISALLVLLLGVYPQPLISLVQLAQPLM, translated from the coding sequence ATGACAATAACTCCTCAACATTTGATCGCGCTGCTACCGCTGTTGATCGTCGGATTGACGGTGGTGGTTGTGATGCTCTCCATTGCGTGGCGACGCGACCATTTTCTGAATGCTACGCTGTCGGTTATCGGCCTTAACGCCGCGCTGATTTCACTGTGGTTTGTCGGTCAGGCAGGGGCGATGGATGTCACCCCACTGATGCGCGTTGACGGCTACGCCATGCTTTACACCGGGCTGGTGCTGCTGGCGAGCCTGGCAACCTGTACCTTTGCTTATCCGTGGCTGCAGGGCTATACCGACAACCGCGAAGAGTTCTATCTGCTGGTTCTGATTGCTGCCCTGGGCGGTATTCTGCTGGCTAATGCGAACCACCTCGCGGCGCTGTTCCTCGGCATTGAGCTGATCTCTCTGCCGCTGTTCGGCCTGGTTGGCTACGCCTTCCGCCAGAAGCGTTCTTTGGAAGCAAGCATCAAGTACACCATTCTGTCAGCGGCGGCTTCGTCCTTCCTGCTGTTCGGTATGGCGCTGGTATACGCTGATTCCGGTAGCCTGTCGTTTGTTAGCCTCGGCAAGAGCCTGGCGGATAACATGCTGCACGAACCTCTGCTGTTGGCGGGTCTGGGCCTGATGATTGTTGGTCTTGGCTTCAAGCTCTCTCTGGTGCCGTTCCACCTGTGGACGCCAGACGTATACCAGGGCGCACCTGCTCCGGTTTCCACCTTCCTGGCAACCGCCAGCAAAATCGCTATCTTTGGCGTGGTGATGCGTCTGTTCCTCTACGCACCAGTGGGTAACAGCGAAGCAGTACGCGTCGTGCTGGGAATTATCGCCTTCGCGTCAATCCTGTTCGGTAACCTGATGGCGCTGAACCAGTCCAACATCAAGCGTCTGCTGGGTTATTCGTCAATCGCTCACCTTGGCTACCTGCTGGTGGCGCTGATTGCGCTGCAAACCGGTAACATGTCGATGGAAGCGGTAGGGGTTTATCTGGCCGCTTACCTGTTCAGCAGCCTGGGCGCGTTCGGCGTAGTTAGCCTGATGTCCAGCCCGTATCGTGGCCCGGATGCCGACTCGCTGTTCTCCTACCGTGGTCTGTTCTGGCACAAGCCGGTGCTTTCTGCGGTGATGACCGTGATGATGCTTTCCCTGGCGGGTATCCCAATGACCCTGGGCTTCATTGGTAAGTTCTACATCATTGCCGTGGGCGTTCAGGCTCACCTGTGGTGGCTGACCGGCGCAGTGGTTCTGGGCAGCGCCATCGGCCTGTACTACTACCTGCGTGTGACCGTGAGCCTGTATCTGAGTGCGCCTCAGCAGCTTAACCGCGACACCCCATCTAACTGGGCGCTGACTGCGGGCGGCGTGGTGGTGCTGATCTCCGCCCTGTTGGTGCTGCTGCTGGGTGTTTATCCGCAGCCGCTTATCAGCCTGGTGCAGTTAGCGCAGCCGCTGATGTAA
- the nuoM gene encoding NADH-quinone oxidoreductase subunit M: MLLPWLILIPFIGGFFCWQTERFGVKVPRWIALITMGLTLALSLQLWLQGGYSLTQSAGLPQWQSEFILKWIPRFGINIHLALDGLSLLMVVLTGLLGVLAVLCSWNEIEKYQGFFHLNLMWILGGVIGVFLAIDMFLFFFFWEMMLVPMYFLIALWGHKASDGKTRITAATKFFIYTQASGLVMLIAILGLVFVHYNATGVWTFNYELLLKTPMSHGVQWLLMLGFFIAFAVKMPVVPLHGWLPDAHSQAPTAGSVDLAGILLKTAAYGLLRFSLPLFPEASAEFAPIAMWLGVIGIFYGAWMAFAQTDIKRLIAYTSVSHMGFVLIAIYTGNQLAYQGAVIQMIAHGLSAAGMFIICGQLYERLHTRDMRMMGGLWNKIKWLPGLSMFFAVATLGMPGTGNFVGEFMILFGSFHVVPVITVISTFGLVFASVYSLAMLHRAYFGKAKSEISDKQLPGMSMREFFIILLLVVLLVLLGFFPQPILDTSHSAMSNIQQWFTSSLSTTRP; encoded by the coding sequence ATGCTATTACCCTGGCTAATACTAATCCCCTTTATCGGCGGCTTCTTCTGCTGGCAGACCGAACGCTTCGGCGTGAAAGTGCCACGCTGGATTGCGCTGATCACCATGGGGCTGACACTGGCACTGTCTCTGCAATTGTGGTTGCAGGGTGGCTATTCTCTGACGCAGTCGGCGGGTTTGCCGCAGTGGCAGTCAGAATTCATTCTGAAATGGATCCCACGTTTTGGCATTAATATTCACCTGGCGCTCGACGGTCTGTCGCTGCTGATGGTGGTACTGACCGGCCTGCTCGGCGTGCTGGCGGTACTCTGTTCCTGGAATGAAATCGAAAAATATCAGGGCTTCTTCCACCTCAACCTGATGTGGATCCTCGGTGGCGTTATCGGTGTGTTCCTTGCCATCGACATGTTCCTGTTCTTCTTCTTCTGGGAAATGATGCTGGTGCCGATGTACTTCCTGATTGCGCTGTGGGGCCACAAAGCCTCCGACGGGAAGACGCGTATTACCGCTGCAACCAAGTTCTTCATCTATACCCAGGCAAGCGGCCTGGTGATGTTGATTGCTATCCTGGGTCTGGTGTTTGTGCACTACAATGCGACCGGCGTATGGACCTTCAACTATGAGCTGCTGCTGAAAACGCCTATGTCCCACGGCGTACAGTGGCTGCTGATGCTGGGCTTCTTTATCGCTTTCGCGGTAAAAATGCCGGTGGTTCCTCTTCACGGTTGGCTGCCGGATGCGCACTCCCAGGCACCAACGGCGGGTTCCGTTGACCTCGCGGGTATCTTGCTGAAAACCGCGGCCTACGGCCTGCTGCGTTTCTCTTTGCCGCTGTTCCCTGAAGCGTCCGCTGAGTTTGCACCAATCGCCATGTGGCTGGGTGTCATCGGCATCTTCTACGGCGCGTGGATGGCCTTTGCACAGACCGACATTAAACGCCTGATTGCTTATACCTCCGTTTCCCACATGGGCTTCGTGCTGATTGCTATCTACACCGGCAACCAGCTGGCTTACCAGGGCGCGGTGATTCAGATGATCGCTCACGGTCTGTCCGCAGCGGGTATGTTCATCATCTGCGGTCAGCTTTATGAGCGTCTGCACACGCGTGACATGCGCATGATGGGCGGCCTGTGGAACAAAATTAAATGGCTGCCGGGTCTGTCGATGTTCTTCGCTGTTGCCACGCTGGGTATGCCAGGGACCGGTAACTTCGTCGGTGAATTCATGATCCTGTTCGGCAGCTTCCACGTTGTGCCGGTCATTACCGTGATTTCAACCTTCGGTCTGGTCTTTGCCTCTGTTTACTCCCTGGCGATGCTGCACCGTGCTTACTTCGGGAAAGCTAAGAGCGAAATCAGCGATAAACAACTGCCTGGCATGTCCATGCGCGAGTTCTTTATCATTCTGTTGCTGGTGGTGCTGTTAGTTCTGCTGGGCTTCTTCCCGCAGCCGATTCTGGATACCTCGCATTCTGCGATGAGCAATATTCAGCAGTGGTTTACCAGTTCACTTTCTACTACAAGGCCGTAA
- a CDS encoding LysR family transcriptional regulator, whose amino-acid sequence MIFNDRTFDGLSVFTAVVESGTFAAAAEVINMSPPGVSRAIARLEKRLGIRLFDRTTRAVALTVEGKEFYRQILPLLAALEDVTSSASLSTKAITGRLRVNIDPFFSSLILGPQLETFMSRYPDLELDLVTSDRLGDMIGDGFDLAIRFGVPRNSTLVARKLLETRIMTVATPAYLARHGRPETPQALLGHTCIHFRDPETGRPFEWEFHRKGEVIKVPVSGRLTLNDARTLHEACLSGHAIAQMMTFGSGDLVKKGQLVDLFPDWPDERFPLYAYYPSRINPAARTRCFLDFILELAKS is encoded by the coding sequence ATGATTTTCAACGATCGGACCTTTGATGGTCTGTCCGTTTTTACCGCCGTAGTGGAAAGCGGCACGTTTGCCGCCGCCGCGGAAGTGATCAATATGTCCCCACCCGGGGTCAGCCGGGCAATTGCCAGACTGGAGAAACGCCTCGGTATCCGCCTTTTCGACCGCACCACCCGCGCGGTGGCATTAACCGTAGAAGGCAAAGAGTTTTACCGCCAGATCCTGCCGCTGCTGGCTGCGCTGGAGGACGTGACCAGTTCCGCATCGCTCTCAACGAAGGCTATTACCGGCAGACTTCGGGTCAACATCGATCCGTTCTTCTCCAGCCTGATCCTGGGGCCGCAACTGGAAACGTTTATGTCCCGCTATCCCGATCTTGAACTGGATCTGGTAACCAGCGATCGGCTGGGGGATATGATTGGCGATGGTTTCGATCTCGCCATTCGCTTTGGCGTGCCTCGGAATAGCACGCTGGTGGCTCGCAAGCTGCTGGAAACGCGCATCATGACGGTTGCCACCCCCGCCTATCTGGCACGACACGGAAGGCCTGAAACACCGCAAGCGTTATTGGGGCATACCTGCATTCATTTCCGCGATCCGGAAACCGGCAGGCCGTTTGAATGGGAGTTTCATCGCAAAGGAGAAGTGATCAAAGTCCCGGTCAGCGGACGCCTGACGCTGAATGATGCCCGTACTTTGCACGAAGCCTGCCTGAGCGGGCACGCGATTGCCCAGATGATGACGTTTGGCTCCGGCGATTTGGTAAAGAAAGGACAGCTGGTAGATTTGTTTCCCGACTGGCCGGACGAGCGCTTCCCGCTTTATGCTTACTACCCTTCACGCATCAATCCCGCCGCACGCACCCGCTGTTTTCTGGATTTTATCCTTGAACTGGCCAAAAGCTAG